In the genome of Pontibacter actiniarum, the window GACATCGTGATCGATGGCGGGAACTCCAACTACAAAGACACCGTGATGCGCGCTACCAAGCTTAAGCTGTCGGGCATCCACCTGCTGGACTGCGGCACCAGCGGCGGCCTTTCCGGCGCCCGCCACGGCGCCTGCACCATGGTCGGGGGCGATGCGGAGGCGTTTGACCACTGCGAGGCGATTTTCAGGGATGTGTCGGTGGAGAAAGGTTACCTGTACACCGGTAAGTCGGGGAGCGGGCATTTTGTGAAGATGGTGCACAACGGCGTGGAGTACGGCATGATGCAGGCCATTGCCGAAGGCTTCGAGGTGCTCCATAAAAGCGATTTCGACCTCAACTACAAAGAGGTGGCGCGGGTGTGGAACCACGGCTCGGTGGTGCGCAGCTGGCTTATGGAGCTGGTGGAAAACGCCTTTGGCAAAGATCCGGACCTTTCTAAAATCAGGGGCATCATGCACTCCTCCGGCGAGGGAAAATGGACCGTGGAGGCGGCCCTGGAAATGGAGGTGCCCACCCCTGTTATTGCGCTCTCGCTGTTGATGCGCTACCGCTCGCAGGAGAACGATACGTTCTCAGGAAAAGTGGTGGCGGCGCTGCGCAACGAGTTTGGCGGGCACAAAGTGGAGCAGGCGGAGTAGGGGCTCAACCTGGTGTAGCGGCACGAACAGGCAACGCTATCTATAGGTTTGTGTGACCGGAAGTATGAGCCTTGCACAGCCATACGTTAGAAAGCATAGCTGAGCCCTACGCTGGTGTTAAACGAGTGCATCGGTTGCCGGTGCCGGAAAGGATTCCCCTGCGCATCCTGCACCGTGAATGTAGGCCTGGTGTAAAGTATACCGGCTTCAAAACCGACTATTAGCGGCCTGATAGGGACGTTAAAGCCTGCGGCCCACCCCAGTGCCAGGGCGGTGGCCTTGTCCTCGGGCATGCGTATGTTGCCGTAGGTGGTGCTCACTTGCCAGGAGGCGCTGCGGTTAAAGGAGGCCCCGGCAGCGCCTTTGGCGTAAAGCTCGGCAGAACCAAGCGGCAGCGTGTAGTAGAGCGTGGCCAGTGTAAAAACCGAACGCCAGGCTTCGGAGTCCTTTGCTGTCACCAGCTCATCGGCACTCTGCACAAGGGCATCCAGGTCGTAGCCGTTGTTTCGGTAGGCCACCGACACGCCGGCTGCCCAGTGCTTGTGAAGGCTGTAGCGGTATTCGCCCGTCAGTAGCAGGCCCTCCCGCGCAAAAGCCGGGTAGTCATCCTCAAAAGAAGAGCTGTTGTACTCGCCGTTCGGATAGGCAATGCCCAGCTGCAGGCTCACCCGGTGCCGGGCCTCAGGCAAAGGTTGGCTCTGGGCTGTGGCCGTAAAGGCCAGGAAAGCTGCACACAGGCAAAGTATAAACGGCTTCATCGGCACAGGTATAAATCTAGTGCAGCAGGTCCTGGTACTCAGGGTGCTGCTGCATGAACTTCTTCACTGCCCCGCAGGTAGCCATTACCTTGTAGTTGTGCTGCCGGGCGTACTGCAGCGCCGTGGTGATGAGCTCCGTGGCCAGGCCCTGCCCCCGGTAAGCATCGGGCACATAGGTGTGCAGCAGGTTAAGCACGTTTTCCTCTGGCTTTGCATAAGCCACCTCAGCTTCTTTGTCACCGCCCAGCTTAGCGGTAAACTGCTGGTACTTCTCTTCGTGTACAATCGGGTAATCCATCCTTAAAATCTTGCTTCGTAGGTGCTGCGCTCGTCCGGCCGCAGCGTTATCGTTTTCTTTTCCCTGCTCTTTACGCCGTTTTTTGTTTTATCGATGTACAGGGCCAGCGGTATGTTGGCCGGCAGCAAGAAGGTTCTTGTGGTTTCGTACGCCTCCTGGCTGCTGAGGAGGAACTCGAAAGCCTGGCTGCAGCTGTCCGGGTCGGTGGGGCTAAGTTTGTACGTGAACATTGCCTGAAAGCGGTCGCCCTGCCGGAGCCCCTGCTCAGGCGCAACAGTAAAATCAAGTGTGGCGGAGGCTGTGGGAGCCAGGGTGATGTTTTGAATTACGGTGGTATCGCGGCCGATATCGCCGATGTAAACGCTCGCTAAGGGAAAGCAGCTGGTGTAGGTTTCCTGCTCCAGACTGGTGACGAGTTCAAAAACGCCCTCGCTTAGTTCATCATCCCGCAACAGAAACCGGAGCGTGTAGTTGCCGTCTGCGTCGCTTACTGCAAATGCTTTCTTACGACTGAGGCTGCTCCCCGGGCTGTAGGATTTGTGCCACCTGGCCAGCAGCGTAACACCTGCCACAGGTTGGGTGCCGGTGGCATCTGTTAGGTGCCCTTTTATAACGGTGCAGGAGCCGGGGCAGTACTTGCTGATATAGTCATCCTCTTGCCTGCTGCAGGCCGGGGCGCAGCAAAGTAAAACCAGCGCCAAGAGGTACCGTTGCAGCTTGCCAGGTGCTATCATCAGAAGAAGCTAAGAATGGTTCTATACTTCAAGATAGGAAATTAGCGGGAATATTATGCATATTCCTATACTTTAATATTTGCCCGGCGGGGAGAGGCGCAGCCCCTTGTGCGGCGGCCCCGGAAGGGAGGCTGCTGTCGGGCTGGTTTTGTAAAGGCAGGGGGCTGCGGAGTGGCAGAAAAGCACTACCTTTGCGGGCCTTTTGCTTGCCGCTTGAGTGGCGCCAGCAGGTATTCCAGCCCGTTTATCTTGATCTCATAGATGGTGGCCAGTTGCATGCCCAGCTTTCCGGGCGGAAACCCCTTGCTACAGAACCACTCCAGGTAAGACACCGGTAAGTCGCAGAGCAGCTTTCCTTTATACTTGCCGAAGGGCATCTGGTGCTTCACGAGCTCCTGCAGAATGGCAGGGTTTGGGGAGGCGTCGGGTGTTTGCATGGGGCAAGGTAAAAATTTGAGAACATTGTGCCAAGTTTGGGTGTTAGATAAACTTGCGCCGCTGCCATTTGCCCGGTCATACATGCACAGCACCCCGGCAAAGCTACAGGAGAGGCGGTGGTTTATTTGTATTGATGTTTTAACTTTGGTTTGATTTTTAAATCCGATATATGACAAAAAGAGAGTACTTCATTATCATACTTATCCTGGGGGCGCTCGCCACGATCAGCCCGTTTTCGATTGACATGTACCTGCCGGGCTTCCCGGCCATTTCGAAGGATCTGAACGCTACCATAGCGCAGGTGCAGCTCTCGCTGACGGCTTACCTGGTGGGCATCTCGGTGGGGCAGCTGCTTTACGGCCCCCTGCTCGACCGCTTTGGGCGTAAGAACCCGCTCTACGCCGGCCTGCTGATCTACATAGCGGCCTCGCTGGCCTGTGCCTATACAGATTCTGTCAACTCGCTGATCATGATGCGCTTTATACAGGCCGTGGGAGGCTGCGCGGGCATGGTGGCGGCGCAGGCGCTGGTGCGGGATATTTTCCCGGTGAACAAAACGGCGCAGGCCTTTTCGCTGCTTACGCTGGTGATCGCCGTTTCGCCGATGATCGCGCCAACGGTGGGCGGTTACGTAACGGCGGCTTTCGGGTGGCATGCCGTGTTTATCATACTGGCCGCTATTACGGCGCTGATAATGGTGGGCGTGTACGTGGCGCTGCCAGAGGGCCAGCAACCTGACCAGTCGATCTCCCTGAAGCCAAAGCCGGTGATCAAAAACTTCCTTTCGGTGCTGAAGCAGGAGCAGTTTCTGTTATATGCGCTGGCTGGCGGCATTGCCACTGCGGCTCCGTTTGCCTACATCGCGGGCTCTTCGGATGTGTTTATGAACATTTACCACGTGAGCGAGAAAGAGTACGGCTGGATCTTCGCCTTCCTGGCCTTTGCCATGATCGGCTCTACACAGCTTAATCACTTCATCCTGAACAAGTATAAAAGCGAGCAGGTGATCAACTTCACACTGATCTACCAGACGGTGGTGGCTGTGTTGCTGGTGGTGGGCTCTTACTACGGCTGGTACGGCAAATACAGTCTTATCGCGCTGCTGTTCATCTTCCTGACGGGGCAGGGGCTTTTAAACCCGAACGCCACCGCGCTTTCGCTGGCTCCGTTCACCAAGAACACCGGTAGCGCCGCGGCACTGCTCGGCAGTTTCCGGATGGCCATGGGCGGCCTGATGTCGGCGGCGGTGAGTATCTTTCACACGGGCACTACCTTACCGATGGTTAGTGTGATGGCTGGCTGCGCTGTTACGGGCTTGGTGCTGTTGCTGTTGGGCAAGCGCACCATCCGCCACCGCGCCAGCCGCCGGGCGGTGGAAGACGATACCTCTGTGCTGGTATCTACCCGCATGGAGCACTAATGCCAAAGAAGGCGCTCTAAGAGAACCTTATCCCTAACAGATGAAGCCCCGGCCTGCGCGGGGGCAGGAACGAAAAAGCCGGTTTGCAACTGCTGCAAACCGGCTTTTTTAGCTTAGAGGCGCTTATCAGGCCTTTGTCATCTCTATGTGGTCAATGCCGTCTTCGTCATACACCGGGCCCGACTGTACAAATCCAAAGCTCTCATAAAAGCCCTTGGCATACAGCTGCGCCCCGATTTTAATGGGGCCGTTGCCGTACAGGCGGTAGCACGCTTCAATGGACCGCTCCACGAGCACCTTGCCCACGCCTGTTCCGCGCACTGCCCTGCTGCTCACAATGCGC includes:
- a CDS encoding carboxypeptidase-like regulatory domain-containing protein; the encoded protein is MIAPGKLQRYLLALVLLCCAPACSRQEDDYISKYCPGSCTVIKGHLTDATGTQPVAGVTLLARWHKSYSPGSSLSRKKAFAVSDADGNYTLRFLLRDDELSEGVFELVTSLEQETYTSCFPLASVYIGDIGRDTTVIQNITLAPTASATLDFTVAPEQGLRQGDRFQAMFTYKLSPTDPDSCSQAFEFLLSSQEAYETTRTFLLPANIPLALYIDKTKNGVKSREKKTITLRPDERSTYEARF
- a CDS encoding outer membrane beta-barrel protein, with product MKPFILCLCAAFLAFTATAQSQPLPEARHRVSLQLGIAYPNGEYNSSSFEDDYPAFAREGLLLTGEYRYSLHKHWAAGVSVAYRNNGYDLDALVQSADELVTAKDSEAWRSVFTLATLYYTLPLGSAELYAKGAAGASFNRSASWQVSTTYGNIRMPEDKATALALGWAAGFNVPIRPLIVGFEAGILYTRPTFTVQDAQGNPFRHRQPMHSFNTSVGLSYAF
- a CDS encoding DUF3820 family protein, producing the protein MQTPDASPNPAILQELVKHQMPFGKYKGKLLCDLPVSYLEWFCSKGFPPGKLGMQLATIYEIKINGLEYLLAPLKRQAKGPQR
- the gnd gene encoding phosphogluconate dehydrogenase (NAD(+)-dependent, decarboxylating), producing the protein MQIGLIGLGKMGYNLALNLRDHQHEVVAFDISAETMEAISKEGVATAPSIGELTQQLQGRKVVWVMVPAGAPTDAVLKELAPYLAMGDIVIDGGNSNYKDTVMRATKLKLSGIHLLDCGTSGGLSGARHGACTMVGGDAEAFDHCEAIFRDVSVEKGYLYTGKSGSGHFVKMVHNGVEYGMMQAIAEGFEVLHKSDFDLNYKEVARVWNHGSVVRSWLMELVENAFGKDPDLSKIRGIMHSSGEGKWTVEAALEMEVPTPVIALSLLMRYRSQENDTFSGKVVAALRNEFGGHKVEQAE
- a CDS encoding GNAT family N-acetyltransferase, yielding MDYPIVHEEKYQQFTAKLGGDKEAEVAYAKPEENVLNLLHTYVPDAYRGQGLATELITTALQYARQHNYKVMATCGAVKKFMQQHPEYQDLLH
- a CDS encoding multidrug effflux MFS transporter, translated to MTKREYFIIILILGALATISPFSIDMYLPGFPAISKDLNATIAQVQLSLTAYLVGISVGQLLYGPLLDRFGRKNPLYAGLLIYIAASLACAYTDSVNSLIMMRFIQAVGGCAGMVAAQALVRDIFPVNKTAQAFSLLTLVIAVSPMIAPTVGGYVTAAFGWHAVFIILAAITALIMVGVYVALPEGQQPDQSISLKPKPVIKNFLSVLKQEQFLLYALAGGIATAAPFAYIAGSSDVFMNIYHVSEKEYGWIFAFLAFAMIGSTQLNHFILNKYKSEQVINFTLIYQTVVAVLLVVGSYYGWYGKYSLIALLFIFLTGQGLLNPNATALSLAPFTKNTGSAAALLGSFRMAMGGLMSAAVSIFHTGTTLPMVSVMAGCAVTGLVLLLLGKRTIRHRASRRAVEDDTSVLVSTRMEH